The Candidatus Margulisiibacteriota bacterium DNA window TCAAGAATGATCCGCTTAACATCGCAGGAACGACTATTACACCCAATCAGTTGCTCATTATTTTTACAGCACTCATAATTATGACCGGTTTGCATATATTTATTAAATACAGCAGGTTGGGCAAAGCTATGCGGGCTACAAGTGAAAATCCGACAAGCGCAGCTTTAATGGGGATTAATGTTGATTATATTATCAGTATTACCTTTGTTATCGGATCAGCTCTGGCCGCTATAGCCGGAATACTGATTTCGATGGAATATACTGTTTATCCGACCATGGGAACATTAATAGGGTTAAAAGCCTTTATTGCTGCTGTAACCGGCGGTATAGGAAATATTTATGGAGCAATGTTCGGTGGTATTATTCTGGGGCTGCTGGAAACCTTCGGAGTTGTGATTTTAGGAATACCTTATGGGCTTAAGGACAGCATCGCTTTTTCATTGCTCATAATTATTTTATTATTTAAGCCCCAGGGTTTATTGGGAAAAATT harbors:
- a CDS encoding branched-chain amino acid ABC transporter permease — translated: MDNGFLFHIQVTELLQHFVNGLSIGSIYALIALGYTLVYGILKFINFAHGDILMMGTYAGLFIYNAYRPPEQGFLTIVIFLLAMIGAMITSSVLGVIVEKLAYKPLRKAPRLAPLLSAIGVSIILMNSAALFFGTKSRKFDYPFKNDPLNIAGTTITPNQLLIIFTALIIMTGLHIFIKYSRLGKAMRATSENPTSAALMGINVDYIISITFVIGSALAAIAGILISMEYTVYPTMGTLIGLKAFIAAVTGGIGNIYGAMFGGIILGLLETFGVVILGIPYGLKDSIAFSLLIIILLFKPQGLLGKITREKI